The proteins below come from a single Sphingomicrobium sediminis genomic window:
- a CDS encoding acyl-CoA dehydrogenase family protein, with protein MSQYDLTDDQRQIFEMAQKFTADEITPHAGKWDEEHIFPKDTIRQAAELGFGSIYVSEESGGIGLGRLEAALIMEAMAYGCPSTSAFISIHNMAAWMIDRFGDQALKDKYLPDLIPMERMASYCLTEPSSGSDAAALKTKAVLDGDHYVVSGSKAFISGAGENEVYVVMTRTGEPGPKGITALVIEKDMEGVSFGANEKKLGWHSQPTRQVNFDGVRVPVSNRLGGEGEGFRIAMMGLDGGRLNIGACSLGGAQRCLDEAIAYTKERSQFGKAIADFQNTQFMLADMETELQAARVLLYTAAVKVTENAPDKTKFAAMAKRLATDTGSSVVDRALQLHGGYGYLQDYPIERFWRDLRVHSILEGTNQIMRLIVSRDMLRQ; from the coding sequence ATGAGCCAGTATGACCTGACAGACGATCAGCGCCAGATCTTCGAAATGGCGCAGAAATTCACTGCCGACGAGATCACGCCCCATGCGGGCAAGTGGGATGAAGAGCATATCTTCCCCAAGGACACGATCCGGCAGGCCGCCGAACTCGGTTTCGGCTCCATCTACGTGTCCGAGGAGAGCGGCGGCATCGGCCTTGGCCGTCTAGAGGCGGCATTGATCATGGAAGCCATGGCCTATGGCTGCCCGTCGACCAGCGCCTTTATCTCGATCCACAACATGGCCGCCTGGATGATCGACCGTTTCGGCGACCAGGCTTTGAAGGACAAATATCTGCCCGACCTCATCCCGATGGAGCGGATGGCGAGCTATTGCCTCACCGAACCGTCGAGCGGGTCGGACGCTGCGGCGCTCAAGACCAAGGCGGTTCTCGACGGCGACCATTATGTCGTCTCGGGCAGCAAGGCCTTCATTTCGGGCGCGGGCGAAAACGAAGTCTATGTCGTCATGACCCGCACCGGCGAGCCGGGTCCCAAGGGCATCACCGCCCTGGTCATCGAAAAGGACATGGAAGGCGTCAGTTTCGGCGCCAACGAGAAGAAATTGGGCTGGCATTCGCAGCCGACGCGGCAGGTCAATTTCGACGGCGTGCGCGTACCCGTCTCCAACCGTCTTGGCGGCGAAGGCGAAGGCTTCCGCATCGCCATGATGGGACTCGACGGCGGGCGCCTCAATATCGGTGCCTGTTCGCTCGGCGGGGCGCAGCGCTGCCTCGACGAAGCGATCGCCTACACCAAGGAACGTTCGCAATTCGGCAAGGCCATCGCCGATTTCCAGAACACCCAGTTCATGCTGGCCGACATGGAAACCGAGCTTCAGGCTGCACGCGTGCTGCTCTACACCGCCGCGGTGAAGGTCACCGAAAATGCGCCCGACAAGACCAAGTTCGCGGCAATGGCCAAGCGCCTTGCCACCGATACCGGCTCCAGCGTCGTCGACCGCGCGCTGCAGCTGCATGGCGGCTATGGCTATCTCCAGGACTATCCCATCGAGCGTTTCTGGCGCGACCTTCGCGTCCACTCGATCCTCGAGGGCACCAACCAGATCATGCGGCTGATCGTCAGCCGCGACATGCTGCGCCAGTGA